A stretch of Drosophila gunungcola strain Sukarami chromosome 3L unlocalized genomic scaffold, Dgunungcola_SK_2 000002F, whole genome shotgun sequence DNA encodes these proteins:
- the LOC128257373 gene encoding cell division cycle protein 27 homolog, with product MMIQEPVQAAIWHCLNYYDFKDAVFLAERLCSEVESDETIFLLATSYFRSNQVHQAYWLLKEKPRPSPQCRFLLAKCAYQLKKYAEAESALISTGFADAKNCDELQRDFGDLACFAYQLMAQICVRTERNKLAISALRRALKLNPFMWHAFADLCLLGQDTDAAAIFQIHSTDVFNTCQGSSANANAMVLFGAEQQSQQQQERQSLITNLSNISNYILTTPVDQQQQLQQVQQINQNQNQNHNSNLVTPINNNNNNNNLNSSISMLRGGLVQNSSTLAMLEDTPMGYPQDTAGQQHQQLYDMSSGTPFRKQFKYLSAISPPTPSFGIMPLTSPCTGNDGSFIGNHTPVMNISYSPMPQMLVEVNQEPKMMGKKLKTHVGGLINRKEGSLNKPAVFTQAGNITPRTPNNNNVGNNGNLNVPPNPNAAVRRSSRLFSNSYSVKENNKSPNIANKFVQPRSPPRKTKSRMTKICLNSELIEEKSHHLSEKRKEKVETITSSGANNNSGGRSAAEEAKVLLNNSLNNAQTMAHQLMGLKKQSADGLMSLLRDLAEAYQLLSNYQCKAAVKQLETTIPKHQLNSSWVQSLIGLARYEMRDYEAAVGIFESIHKAEPCRLDYMEIYSSSLWHLQREVELSALAQDLISQDKTSPVTWCVSGNCFSLQKEHETAIKFFKRAVQVDPDFVYSYTLLGHELVLTEEFDKAMDYFRAAVVRDPRHYNAWFGIGTIYSKQEKYELAETHYVKALKINPQNSVILVHIGAMQFYMKKKDLSLQTLNTAATLDPKNPLTRFHRGSIYFSLGKYQEALRELEELKEIVPKESVVFYLIGKIHKTLGNMDLALMHFSWATDLDPKGANNQIKDAFDSMAHPSCCPANIDLEPNSERSDDSTQAQQDGSYDSDY from the exons ATGATGATTCAAGAGCCCGTGCAG GCCGCCATATGGCATTGCCTGAACTACTACGACTTCAAGGATGCTGTTTTCCTGGCGGAGCGCCTGTGCTCCGAAG TTGAGAGCGACGAGACGATATTCCTGCTGGCCACCAGTTACTTTCGCTCCAACCAGGTGCACCAGGCCTACTGGCTGCTCAAGGAGAAGCCGCGCCCCTCGCCGCAGTGTCGATTCCTTCTGGCCAAGTGCGCCTACCAACTGAAGAAGTACGCCGAGGCGGAGAGCGCCCTGATCTCGACCGGATTCGCGGACGCCAAGAACTGCGACGAGCTGCAGCGTGACTTTGGCGACCTGGCCTGCTTCGCCTACCAGCTGATGGCCCAGATCTGCGTGCGCACCGAGCGCAATAAGCTGGCCATCAGCGCCTTGCGACGGGCCCTCAAGCTGAACCCCTTCATGTGGCACGCCTTCGCGGACCTGTGCCTGCTGGGCCAGGACACAGACGCGGCGGCCATATTCCAGATCCACAGCACGGATGTGTTCAACACCTGCCAGGGCAGCAgcgccaatgccaatgccatgGTGCTCTTCGGCGCCGAGCAGCagagccagcagcagcaggagcgcCAGTCTCTGATTACTAACCTAAGCAATATATCCAACTACATACTGACCACGCCCGTggaccagcagcagcagctgcagcaggtgCAGCAGATCAACCAGAATCAGAACCAGAACCACAACAGCAACCTGGTGACGCCcatcaacaataacaataataacaacaatctCAACAGCTCGATCAGCATGCTGCGCGGCGGTCTGGTGCAGAACTCCAGCACGCTGGCGATGTTGGAGGACACGCCCATGGGCTATCCGCAGGATACGGCCggccagcagcaccagcaactgTACGACATGAGCAGCGGCACACCCTTCCGCAAGCAGTTCAAATACCTGTCGGCCATCTCACCGCCCACTCCGAGCTTCGGCATAATGCCGCTGACTAGTCCCTGCACCGGCAACGATGGCTCCTTCATCGGCAACCACACGCCCGTGATGAACATCAGCTACTCGCCGATGCCGCAGATGCTGGTCGAGGTCAACCAGGAGCCAAAGATGATGGGCAAGAAGCTGAAGACGCATGTGGGCGGGCTCATCAATCGCAAGGAGGGCAGCCTCAACAAGCCGGCCGTCTTCACGCAGGCCGGCAACATAACGCCCCGCACTCCGAATAACAATAATGTGGGCAACAATGGCAACCTGAATGTGCCGCCCAATCCGAATGCTGCAGTGCGTCGCAGCTCGCGGCTGTTCAGCAACTCGTATTCGGTGAAGGAGAACAATAAATCGCCCAACATAGCCAATAAGTTCGTGCAGCCACGCTCGCCGCCGCGTAAAACCAAGTCGCGGATGACCAAGATCTGCCTGAACAGCGAACTGATAGAGGAGAAGTCCCACCACCTGTCCGAGAAGCGCAAGGAAAAGGTGGAGACCATCACGTCGTCGGGGGcgaacaacaacagcggcgGTCGCAGTGCCGCCGAGGAGGCCAAGGTGCTGTTGAACAACAGCCTGAACAATGCCCAGACCATGGCCCACCAGCTGATGGGACTCAAGAAGCAGTCGGCCGACGGACTGATGAGCCTGCTGCGTGACCTGGCCGAGGCCTATCAGCTGCTGTCCAACTACCAGTGCAAGGCGGCCGTGAAGCAGCTGGAGACGACGATACCAAAGCACCAGCTTAATTCCAGCTGGGTGCAGTCGCTAATCGGACTGGCCAGGTACGAGATGCGCGACTACGAGGCGGCGGTGGGGATCTTCGAGAGCATCCACAAGGCGGAGCCGTGTCGCCTGGACTACATGGAGATCTACTCCTCCTCCCTATGGCACCTGCAACGCGAGGTGGAGCTGTCCGCCCTGGCCCAGGATCTGATTAGCCAGGACAAGACTAGTCCGGTGACCTGGTGCGTGTCGGGCAACTGCTTCTCCCTGCAAAAGGAGCACGAGACGGCCATCAAGTTCTTCAAGCGGGCCGTGCAGGTGGATCCCGACTTCGTCTACAGCTACACACTGCTGGGCCACGAGCTCGTGCTCACCGAGGAGTTCGACAAGGCGATGGACTACTTCCGGGCCGCCGTGGTCAGAGATCCGCGGCACTACAACGCCTGGTTCGGTATCGGCACCATCTACTCCAAGCAGGAGAAGTACGAGTTGGCCGAGACCCACTACGTGAAGGCTCTGAAGATTAATCCGCAGAACTCGGTGATCCTGGTGCACATCGGCGCCATGCAGTTCTACATGAAGAAGAAGGACTTGTCGCTGCAAACGCTGAACACGGCCGCCACGCTGGATCCCAAGAATCCGCTGACCCGATTCCATCGCGGCTCCATCTACTTCTCGCTGGGCAAGTACCAGGAGGCGCTGCGCGAGCTGGAGGAGCTCAAGGAGATCGTGCCCAAGGAGTCGGTGGTGTTCTATCTAATCGGCAAGATACACAAGACGCTCGGCAACATGGACCTGGCCCTGATGCACTTCAGCTGGGCCACCGACCTGGATCCCAAGGGTGCCAACAATCAAATCAAAGATGCCTTCGATTCCATGGCCCATCCCAGCTGCTGTCCGGCCAACATCGATCTGGAGCCCAACTCGGAGCGGTCCGATGACTCCACGCAGGCGCAGCAGGACGGCAGCTACGACAGCGACTACTAG
- the LOC128257374 gene encoding meiotic recombination protein P22, translating into MDRTTSPASTYCSQFSPLRRSQRLIDKENRDLQKIPPKSRSPQLFGETEDDFGELLCQQQKPSSKILHLKLAEKVVHLKASDKVESLKPANKILHLKPSVRISHLKTQEVKKPADKMLKDQKNVSRKNKQTKRKPGPKPKQPAKKKFTKLQSISDDHAGTSPSPSKLPTQYPAHFVHQLPPVETGTSLVTHRPFSAPADHLRELCATPEEEMIPSPLAFGSESSMNLSLSDSIGDIFGTKDISNILTMAQPRQYILVDEHLPAVATMLNVDLERLRNVLDITLALSHEQLLNFPIKQEREDLDDQTH; encoded by the coding sequence atggataGGACTACAAGTCCCGCGTCCACTTACTGTTCCCAATTCTCGCCGCTAAGAAGATCGCAGCGACTTATTGACAAGGAAAACCGGGATCTGCAAAAGATCCCACCCAAAAGCCGTTCTCCCCAATTATTTGGGGAAACGGAGGATGATTTCGGTGAACTACTTTGCCAGCAGCAGAAGCCTTCGTCAAAAATTCTGCATTTAAAGCTTGCGGAGAAAGTTGTGCATCTGAAAGCCTCAGACAAAGTCGAGTCCCTTAAGCCGGCCAATAAAATCCTTCATTTGAAGCCTTCGGTTAGGATTAGCCACCTAAAGACACAGGAAGTCAAGAAACCAGCGGACAAAATGCTTAAGgatcaaaaaaatgtttctcgaaaaaataagcaaacgAAGAGGAAACCtgggccaaagccaaagcaacCGGCTaagaaaaagtttacaaaactTCAATCAATTTCTGACGATCACGCAGGCACCTCACCTTCTCCATCAAAGCTGCCTACTCAATATCCAGCCCATTTTGTCCATCAACTGCCGCCTGTCGAGACAGGCACCAGCTTGGTTACACATCGTCCTTTTTCAGCTCCGGCCGATCATCTGCGTGAATTGTGTGCCACACCGGAGGAGGAAATGATCCCATCGCCATTGGCCTTCGGTTCCGAAAGCTCCATGAACCTCTCGCTGAGCGATTCCATAGGCGACATCTTCGGCACCAAGGACATAAGCAACATACTGACGATGGCACAGCCGCGTCAATACATTTTGGTTGACGAGCACTTGCCCGCCGTAGCCACCATGCTGAATGTGGACCTGGAGCGACTGCGTAATGTCCTGGACATAACTCTGGCCTTAAGCCACGAACAGCTCCTGAATTTTCcgataaaacaagaaagggaGGACTTGGATGATCAGACCCATTAA
- the LOC128257580 gene encoding 39S ribosomal protein L50, mitochondrial: protein MAATTLRKTPVLVASLERCFASAPKVKPTKNRTLSAVGESIAAKGFLRPHKPYSPPADAAERVRSVAATLKLKSDQLGNLSEKFQFLAACFQELQHGVPNSQVHELRTIGDVISFYETTVDTTVPLDALKRVELPENLHIQYEYVRFNPETDTKFDGKTAFPKSSTLVTGLKYRSKYEGHEAKRSWP, encoded by the exons ATGGCAGCGACTACTTTACGTAAAACCCCTgtg CTTGTGGCAAGTCTGGAGAGGTGTTTTGCCTCCGCCCCAAAGGTGAAGCCCACTAAGAACCGCACATTATCTGCTGTTGGCGAGTCGATTGCCGCCAAAGG ATTCCTGCGTCCCCATAAGCCCTACTCCCCACCCGCAGATGCCGCAGAACGTGTGCGCTCCGTGGCCGCCACACTCAAGTTGAAATCCGATCAGTTGGGGAATCTCTCCGAGAAATTCCAGTTCCTGGCTGCCTGCTTCCAAGAGCTGCAGCACGGAGTGCCCAACTCCCAGGTTCATGAACTGCGCACCATCGGCGATGTCATCTCCTTCTATGAGACAACCGTGGACACAACCGTCCCATTGGATGCACTGAAGCGCGTTGAGCTGCCGGAGAATCTGCACATCCAGTACGAGTACGTGCGCTTCAATCCCGAAACAGACACCAAATTCGACGGCAAGACAGCCTTCCCCAAGAGCTCTACTCTGGTCACTGGTCTCAAGTACCGCTCCAAGTACGAGGGTCACGAAGCCAAGCGATCCTGGCCTTAG
- the LOC128257581 gene encoding LOW QUALITY PROTEIN: nuclear receptor coactivator 5 (The sequence of the model RefSeq protein was modified relative to this genomic sequence to represent the inferred CDS: inserted 1 base in 1 codon), producing MSDPGNAGYNITKDPALAKSRIFVGNLPICTREELVSICQPYGKVLGSMVQKNYGFVQFESEELANKAASALHKSTFKQNMLTVRNASIKAKAANANAKRNPMQGAQVTVQGGIVMSAAAAAAGQPLINDCEIIVVNRENSKYAEYIEERLRNAGMRVDVLFPNEDVMLGKVLANISSRGCLYAVLVTPQHEEHNSITVNILYGVPAEHRNMPLEDAITLVATDFRLKKQRDAVALPAVAVIHKGQRRHPEQMQELLERLADNHPLTASQYEVIIQYLKGECEEQXKREVGEANALAKLKAPDPEIELQKKILSIMNKPAVTEISCELMYPTFEAVKEDKRLMELLGDERVMAALESVYNSDLKQTIAEFL from the exons ATGTCCGATCCAGGCAATGCTGGCTACAACATAACAAAGGATCCTGCCTTGGCCAAGAGTCGCATCTTCGTGGGCAATCTGCCCATTTGTACGCGCGAGGAGCTGGTGAGCATTTGCCAGCCATACGGCAAAGTCCTCGGCTCGATGGTCCAGAAAAACTACGGATTCGTGCAATTCGAATCGGAGGAGCTGGCCAATAAAGCAGCCTCCGCCCTGCACAAGTCTACTTTTAAGCAAAACATGCTCACCGTACGCAACGCCAGCATTAAAGCAAAGGCAGCCAACGCGAATGCCAAGCGGAATCCGATGCAAGGAGCCCAGGTCACAGTTCAAGGTGGGATTGTGATGTCcgcggcggcagcggctgcTGGTCAACCGCTCATCAACGATTGCGAGATTATAGTCGTGAATCGGGAGAA TAGCAAATACGCCGAGTACATTGAAGAGCGTCTGCGGAATGCCGGTATGCGGGTGGATGTCCTCTTCCCCAACGAGGATGTCATGCTGGGCAAGGTCCTGGCCAACATCTCATCGCGCGGCTGCCTGTATGCGGTTCTAGTAACGCCGCAGCACGAGGAGCACAACAGCATCACCGTGAACATCCTGTATGGCGTGCCCGCCGAGCACCGCAACATGCCGCTGGAGGACGCCATCACCCTGGTGGCCACCGACTTTAGGCTGAAGAAGCAGCGCGATGCTGTCGCCCTACCGGCAGTCGCCGTCATTCACAAGGGACAGCGACGCCATCCGGAGCAAATGCAGGAACTGCTCGAGAGGCTAGCCGACAATCATCCCTTGACCGCCTCACAGTACGAGGTGATCATCCAGTACTTAAAGGGCGAGTGCGAGGAGC CTAAGCGGGAGGTGGGCGAGGCCAATGCCCTGGCCAAACTCAAGGCCCCCGACCCAGAGATCGAGCTGCAGAAGAAGATCCTCAGCATTATGAACAAGCCGGCGGTTACCGAGATCAGCTGCGAGCTCATGTACCCCACTTTCGAGGCGGTCAAGGAGGACAAGCGGCTGATGGAGCTGCTGGGCGACGAACGCGTCATGGCGGCCCTGGAGAGCGTTTACAACTCGGATCTCAAGCAGACTATAGCCGAGTTCTTATAG
- the LOC128257517 gene encoding 60S ribosomal protein L18, whose product MGIDINHKYDRKVRRTEPKSQDVYLRLLVKLYRFLQRRTNKKFNRIVLKRLFMSKINRPPLSLQRIARFAKAANQPESTIVVVGTVTDDARLMVVPKLAVCALHVTQTARERILKAGGEVLTFDQLALRSPTGKNTLLLQGRRTARTACKHFGKAPGVPHSHTRPYVRSKGRKFERARGRRSSCGYKK is encoded by the exons ATG GGTATTGATATCAACCACAAGTACGATCGCAAGGTTCGCAGAACCGAGCCCAAATCCCAGGATGTGTACCTGCGCCTGCTGGTCAAG CTGTACCGCTTCCTGCAGCGTCGCACCAACAAGAAGTTCAACCGCATCGTCCTGAAGCGCTTGTTCATGAGCAAGATCAACCGCCCGCCGCTATCGCTGCAGCGCATCGCTCGCTTCGCCAAGGCGGCCAACCAGCCGGAGTCGACCATTGTGGTCGTCGGCACCGTCACCGACGATGCCCGCCTGATGGTGGTGCCCAAGCTGGCCGTGTGCGCTCTGCACGTTACCCAGACCGCCAGGGAGCGCATCCTGAAGGCCGGCGGCGAGGTGCTGACCTTCGACCAACTGGCCCTGCGCTCGCCCACCGGCAAGAACAccctgctgctgcagggcaggCGTACCGCCCGCACCGCTTGCAAGCACTTCGGCAAGGCTCCCGGTGTGCCCCACTCGCACACCCGCCCCTATGTCCGCTCCAAGGGACGCAAGTTCGAACGCGCCCGTGGTCGCCGCTCCAGCTGTGGCTACAAGAAGTAA